One window from the genome of Paramisgurnus dabryanus chromosome 20, PD_genome_1.1, whole genome shotgun sequence encodes:
- the rgs17 gene encoding regulator of G-protein signaling 17, whose translation MPQSVSGVEMRKRQQGRIEGPPQAPGHPRPNTCCLCWCGCCKCLWNEDRRERSERQTCTKMDSIEATEEQHPTLDELIAWSRSFEMMMRSPDGRDVFREFLRSEYSEENLMFWIACEELKKETNPAAIDEKARIIYEDYVSILSPKEVSLDSRVREGINQNLAEPSSLMYEEAQLQIYTLMHRDSFPRFLNSSVYQDLLNSKRTCLDT comes from the exons ATG CCTCAGAGTGTGAGTGGAGTGGAAATGAGGAAAAGGCAGCAGGGACGCATTGAAGGACCCCCGCAGGCACCTGGTCACCCGAGGCCTAATACCTGCTGTCTCTGCTGGTGTGGATGCTGCAAATGTCTCTG GAATGAAGACAGGAGAGAACGTTCAGAAAGGCAAACATGTACAAAGATGGATAGCATAGAAGCAACAGAGGAACA gCATCCCACACTGGATGAGTTGATCGCCTGGTCCCGGAGCTTTGAGATGATGATGCGCTCTCCAGATGGAAGAGATGTTTTCCGGGAGTTCCTGCGGTCTGAGTACAGTGAGGAAAACCTGATGTTCTGGATTGCTTGTGAGGAACTGAAGAAAGAGACCAACCCAGCAGCTATCGATGAAAAGGCCAGGATCATTTATGAGGACTATGTTTCTATTCTATCACCAAAAGAG GTCAGCTTGGATTCAAGGGTGAGGGAAGGCATCAACCAGAATCTGGCGGAGCCTAGCAGTTTGATGTATGAAGAGGCCCAGCTTCAGATCTACACGCTCATGCACAGAGACTCCTTCCCCCGATTTCTCAACTCATCTGTTTACCAGGATCTCCTTAACAGCAAGAGAACCTGCTTAGACACCTAG